A genomic window from Desulfonatronovibrio magnus includes:
- a CDS encoding penicillin-binding transpeptidase domain-containing protein, which translates to MSKRVTDTTKKDRSRLKIILILSLFIIAWAGLWSRAFFVQVLQGEELARMADRQYFSREKITGKRGEIFDRNGVVLAQSVRVKSIYADPLRVEDSARAAFELAKVLDVDSGRLRQLLDRQSRFVWVQRKISDRRAQSIAEKKIPGIYIIDEHTRVYPRGHMLGQIMGFVGVDNEGLEGLEKSLEETLAGAEMLVALQRDASGHRMTLMPQDVSSEVAGRDVVLTIDAELQFAAEKALSRAVENYNARHGVSLVVHVPTGDILAWANYPFFNPNNFRGSHSSIWRNRGAVDALEPGSTLKPFLIAAALEEGIVDHDTIYFCENGRWRLGRNNIRDVRDHGWLTINRIIRYSSNICSAKIGLDLGPGKYFEYLDRLGFAETTGLPLPGETRGILRPPNVWSRMDLATISFGQGLSGTPLQLARAYLTLANDGRFTDLNILMNESRVQNEGHQVFSPRVSRQVMEMLREVVEMDGTGTRAAISGIEVGGKTGTAQKASESGGYGDKYVASFVGFIPALDPEYLVLIIVDEPAPQHYGGVVAAPVFAQIGNSIMASGSGFRLRSYHAQNVPNLTEISVSDNGRFSVTQRRNTSMLGNEMPDLRGVSLREAMESLLRAGVVPVLKGKGVLVKDHAPGPGENWQGDNVQVVLRLSES; encoded by the coding sequence ATGAGCAAAAGAGTTACTGATACTACCAAAAAAGACAGGAGCAGGCTGAAGATTATTTTGATCCTCAGTCTGTTTATTATTGCCTGGGCAGGGCTGTGGTCCAGAGCTTTTTTTGTTCAGGTGCTCCAGGGAGAAGAGTTGGCCCGGATGGCTGATCGTCAGTACTTCAGCAGAGAGAAAATCACAGGCAAAAGGGGGGAGATTTTTGACCGTAACGGTGTGGTTCTGGCTCAAAGCGTACGTGTAAAATCAATCTATGCTGATCCTCTTCGTGTCGAGGACAGCGCACGAGCAGCGTTTGAGCTGGCAAAAGTTCTGGATGTGGATTCAGGCAGATTGAGACAGCTTCTGGACCGGCAGAGCAGGTTTGTCTGGGTTCAGAGGAAAATCAGTGATAGACGGGCACAATCCATCGCTGAAAAAAAAATTCCTGGGATTTATATCATTGACGAGCACACCCGGGTCTATCCCAGAGGTCATATGCTTGGCCAGATTATGGGTTTTGTAGGAGTGGATAATGAGGGTCTGGAAGGCCTGGAAAAATCTCTTGAAGAAACTCTGGCTGGAGCTGAAATGTTGGTGGCATTGCAAAGAGATGCATCAGGCCACAGAATGACCTTGATGCCACAGGATGTGTCCAGCGAAGTGGCGGGTCGTGATGTTGTCCTGACCATTGATGCAGAGCTCCAGTTCGCTGCGGAAAAGGCACTATCCCGTGCAGTTGAAAATTATAACGCCAGACATGGTGTATCCCTTGTGGTGCATGTTCCAACTGGTGATATCCTGGCCTGGGCAAATTATCCTTTTTTCAATCCCAATAATTTCCGGGGCAGCCACTCATCAATCTGGCGAAATCGAGGTGCGGTGGATGCTCTGGAACCTGGCTCAACCCTTAAGCCTTTTTTAATTGCAGCAGCTCTTGAAGAAGGCATTGTTGATCACGATACCATATACTTTTGCGAAAATGGCAGATGGAGGCTGGGACGAAATAATATAAGAGATGTGCGAGACCACGGTTGGCTGACAATAAACAGAATAATCCGATATTCCAGTAATATCTGTTCAGCTAAAATAGGTCTGGATCTTGGTCCCGGGAAGTACTTTGAATATTTAGACAGGCTGGGTTTTGCAGAAACAACCGGTTTGCCTCTGCCTGGAGAGACGCGCGGCATTTTGAGGCCTCCCAATGTGTGGAGCAGAATGGACCTGGCCACCATCTCTTTTGGTCAGGGCTTGTCAGGAACTCCTTTGCAGCTTGCAAGGGCTTATCTGACCCTGGCCAACGACGGACGATTTACTGATCTTAATATTTTGATGAATGAAAGCAGGGTCCAAAATGAAGGACATCAGGTTTTTTCACCCCGGGTCAGTCGGCAGGTAATGGAAATGCTCAGGGAAGTAGTCGAGATGGATGGTACAGGTACAAGAGCCGCCATATCAGGAATAGAGGTCGGGGGAAAAACCGGTACAGCTCAAAAAGCATCTGAGTCGGGAGGTTATGGCGATAAGTACGTAGCATCATTTGTGGGTTTTATTCCAGCACTTGATCCCGAGTATCTGGTGCTGATTATTGTTGATGAGCCCGCGCCACAGCATTATGGAGGAGTGGTGGCAGCTCCTGTTTTCGCGCAGATTGGCAACAGTATAATGGCTTCAGGGTCAGGGTTCAGGCTGCGCAGCTACCATGCTCAAAATGTTCCGAATCTGACAGAAATCAGTGTTTCAGATAATGGCAGATTCAGTGTCACCCAGAGAAGGAATACGAGCATGCTGGGCAATGAGATGCCGGACTTGCGTGGAGTCAGTCTGAGGGAAGCCATGGAAAGTCTGCTGCGTGCAGGAGTTGTTCCTGTATTAAAAGGCAAAGGAGTTCTGGTTAAAGATCACGCTCCTGGACCTGGAGAGAACTGGCAGGGTGACAATGTGCAGGTAGTCTTGAGGCTTTCTGAATCATAG
- the mraZ gene encoding division/cell wall cluster transcriptional repressor MraZ — MFRGHSQRSIDPKGRLMLPPDFREVIMEQAPGGELMITNFDDCVVAYPLPEWEEIEQSFNRLNMANRKFRDFHRFFISGATQTTLDKQGRILVPPYLRTYAEITKEVVLAGVGRKFEIWDLTRFEAQRKKMEQDFDGIMDSLAENGFELRF; from the coding sequence ATGTTTAGAGGACACAGTCAAAGAAGTATAGATCCCAAGGGCAGGCTTATGTTGCCGCCTGATTTCAGGGAAGTGATTATGGAGCAGGCTCCGGGTGGAGAGCTCATGATCACTAACTTTGATGATTGTGTCGTTGCCTATCCCTTACCTGAATGGGAAGAGATTGAACAGAGTTTTAACCGCCTCAATATGGCCAACAGAAAGTTCAGGGATTTTCACAGGTTCTTTATATCCGGTGCAACCCAGACCACCTTAGATAAGCAGGGACGGATACTTGTCCCTCCGTATTTGCGAACTTATGCGGAAATTACCAAGGAAGTGGTGCTTGCAGGAGTAGGCAGAAAGTTTGAAATTTGGGATTTGACTCGCTTTGAAGCGCAACGCAAAAAAATGGAGCAGGATTTTGATGGCATAATGGATTCTCTTGCTGAAAACGGCTTTGAACTGAGGTTTTAA
- the dnaE gene encoding DNA polymerase III subunit alpha yields the protein MSYFTHLHCHTEYSLLDGAIRIEDLCSKAVDMGMPAVAITDHGNLFGALTFYLTAKKYGVKPIIGCEVYVASKSHKEKEQLRYHLVLLAMNNQGYQNLIKIVSIGWLKGFYYKPRVDKEILKANSDGLIALSACLQGEVQHVMRRQGFDQAMESAAQYANIFPGRFYLELEANGIKEQEEVNEKLIEMSRKNSLPLVATNDCHYLNADDVEAHDTLLCIQTNSRIDSPSRMKFDTDELYFKSPEEMEREFAHCPMALESVQQIIDKCHVDLDLGKHHFPNYEPSKADTLEHEFITLARQGLEERIKKLPYEVDREKYFARLDEETGIICDMGFPGYFLIVQDFINWAKDKGIPVGPGRGSAAGSIAAYALGITDLDPIKYTLLFERFLNVERASMPDIDVDFCYDRREEVIKYVADKYGHDSVAQITTFGSMKARAVIRDVGRAMGISLSHVDKIAKLIPDELKMTLDKAIDREPDLVKLMEEDEQVSKLMDIARRLEGMVRHASTHAAGIVISDKAMDEYLPLYKGKKGEVVTQYDMKRVEKVGLIKFDFLGLKTLTVISDSLKLIKSSNKQVPDINTLPLDDKETFRLLGRGLTDGVFQLESSGMRNVLTELQPNCFEDIIALLALYRPGPLESGMVSDFINRKHGRTQVEYPHPDLEPILKDTYGVILYQEQVMKIAQVLAGYSLGDGDMLRRAMGKKEPAVMAQQRSKFMDGARKNNVPEETAEYIFNLMEKFAGYGFNKSHSAAYALISYQTAYLKAHYPQEFMAALITSEVSNTDKVISHINASRDLEIDILPPCVNTSQYQFSVDEGKVLFGLSAIKNVGKGAIESIVKERTKKGPYTSLLDFCTRVNLRKVTKRVVEMLIKSGAMDCFGCSRKALMSGMDMVVARSQRAAKPKYRGQPSLLSLIAPDKKPVVCGLGIECPENQEPEFLEDEKLKLEKEALGFYLSGHPLLPFRRDISRLNLKNIQNCQELGAHTEVELPAVVVGKKEIMSKKGEKMAFCQIEDMTGSAEVVFFPDVYSKSRSLVDSEEPLVVKAKVSGYQGGSQAESNGGSEVQKKVKFTAIEVLSLEDVISAGSEPVRIDLLVNTEKDVSKVLETLKDIVNRFPGKVPVQMNVVLDDEVQCRMQLGPKFSVTPGREFWSELSRSGIQ from the coding sequence ATGTCTTATTTTACTCATCTGCACTGCCATACTGAATACAGTCTACTGGATGGAGCCATCAGAATTGAAGATCTTTGCTCCAAGGCTGTGGATATGGGTATGCCTGCAGTGGCCATAACTGATCACGGCAATCTTTTCGGGGCACTTACTTTTTATCTTACGGCGAAAAAGTACGGTGTCAAACCCATTATCGGCTGTGAAGTATATGTTGCGAGTAAAAGCCATAAGGAAAAGGAGCAGCTTCGTTATCACCTGGTGCTCCTGGCCATGAATAATCAGGGATATCAAAACCTTATCAAGATCGTCAGCATAGGCTGGCTCAAGGGATTTTATTATAAACCAAGAGTGGACAAGGAAATACTCAAGGCCAACAGCGACGGGCTTATCGCCTTATCCGCCTGTCTGCAGGGTGAAGTGCAGCATGTGATGCGCAGACAAGGTTTTGACCAGGCCATGGAAAGTGCAGCTCAATACGCAAATATTTTTCCGGGCAGATTTTACCTGGAACTTGAAGCCAATGGCATCAAAGAGCAGGAAGAGGTGAATGAAAAACTCATTGAGATGTCCAGGAAAAACAGTCTGCCTCTTGTGGCCACCAACGATTGTCACTACCTTAATGCTGATGATGTAGAAGCGCATGATACTTTGCTGTGCATTCAGACCAATTCCAGAATTGACAGCCCGTCCAGAATGAAGTTTGACACTGACGAGCTTTACTTTAAATCTCCTGAAGAAATGGAAAGGGAGTTCGCCCATTGTCCCATGGCTTTGGAAAGTGTGCAGCAAATAATTGACAAATGCCATGTTGACTTAGACCTGGGCAAACATCATTTTCCCAATTATGAACCTTCCAAGGCAGACACTCTGGAGCATGAGTTTATTACTCTTGCCCGGCAAGGTCTGGAAGAGCGAATAAAGAAATTACCATATGAAGTAGACCGGGAAAAATATTTTGCAAGATTGGATGAAGAAACAGGCATCATCTGTGATATGGGTTTTCCTGGCTATTTTCTTATTGTGCAGGATTTTATCAACTGGGCCAAGGACAAGGGTATTCCGGTGGGGCCGGGACGGGGTTCGGCTGCTGGCAGTATAGCTGCGTATGCTCTGGGCATTACTGACCTTGACCCCATTAAGTATACCCTGCTGTTTGAAAGGTTTCTCAATGTGGAAAGGGCCAGCATGCCTGATATTGATGTGGATTTCTGCTATGACCGCCGGGAGGAAGTAATCAAGTATGTTGCTGATAAATATGGTCATGACAGTGTGGCCCAGATAACCACATTCGGCAGCATGAAAGCCAGAGCTGTCATTAGAGACGTGGGCCGGGCCATGGGCATAAGTCTTAGTCATGTTGACAAAATAGCCAAGCTCATTCCAGATGAACTTAAGATGACACTGGACAAGGCCATAGACAGGGAGCCGGATCTGGTAAAATTGATGGAAGAAGACGAGCAGGTATCCAAGCTCATGGATATTGCCAGGCGCTTGGAAGGCATGGTCAGGCATGCATCCACCCATGCTGCGGGCATTGTGATTTCAGACAAGGCCATGGATGAATACCTTCCTCTTTACAAGGGGAAAAAGGGCGAGGTTGTAACTCAGTACGATATGAAGAGGGTGGAAAAGGTAGGGCTTATCAAATTTGATTTTCTGGGGCTCAAAACCTTGACCGTTATAAGTGACTCTCTGAAGCTGATAAAGTCCAGCAACAAACAGGTGCCGGATATTAATACCCTGCCTCTTGATGATAAAGAGACATTCAGGCTGCTGGGGAGAGGGCTGACTGACGGGGTTTTTCAGCTGGAAAGTTCAGGTATGCGTAATGTTTTGACCGAACTTCAGCCCAATTGTTTTGAGGATATTATTGCGCTTCTGGCTTTGTACAGACCTGGCCCTCTGGAAAGCGGCATGGTCAGCGATTTCATAAATCGCAAACACGGACGGACCCAGGTGGAATACCCTCATCCGGACCTTGAGCCAATCCTCAAAGATACCTACGGAGTGATACTTTACCAGGAGCAGGTAATGAAAATCGCTCAGGTTCTGGCGGGCTATTCTCTTGGGGACGGGGATATGCTTCGCAGGGCCATGGGCAAAAAAGAGCCCGCAGTAATGGCTCAGCAGCGTTCCAAATTTATGGATGGGGCCAGAAAGAACAATGTGCCTGAGGAAACAGCTGAATATATTTTCAATCTCATGGAAAAGTTTGCAGGCTATGGTTTTAATAAGTCCCATAGTGCAGCGTATGCCCTCATTTCTTATCAGACAGCATATCTCAAGGCCCATTACCCCCAGGAGTTCATGGCTGCCCTGATTACCTCTGAAGTCAGCAATACTGACAAGGTCATTTCTCACATCAATGCCTCTCGTGATCTTGAGATTGATATTCTTCCTCCATGCGTCAACACAAGTCAGTATCAGTTCAGTGTTGATGAGGGGAAAGTTTTGTTTGGTCTAAGCGCTATAAAAAACGTGGGCAAAGGGGCCATTGAGAGTATTGTCAAAGAAAGGACGAAAAAAGGGCCATATACAAGCCTGCTGGATTTTTGTACTCGGGTCAACCTGCGTAAAGTAACCAAGAGAGTAGTGGAAATGCTCATTAAAAGCGGTGCCATGGATTGTTTTGGATGTTCTCGCAAGGCGCTTATGTCCGGCATGGATATGGTTGTTGCCAGATCGCAGCGTGCCGCCAAACCTAAATACCGAGGCCAGCCGTCTTTACTTAGTCTTATAGCGCCTGATAAAAAACCGGTTGTCTGTGGTCTGGGTATTGAATGTCCTGAAAATCAGGAGCCTGAGTTTCTTGAAGATGAAAAGCTCAAGTTAGAAAAAGAAGCTCTGGGATTTTATCTGAGCGGTCATCCCCTTTTGCCTTTTAGGCGTGATATTTCCCGTCTCAACCTGAAAAATATCCAGAACTGTCAGGAGCTGGGGGCGCATACAGAAGTGGAATTGCCTGCCGTGGTAGTTGGTAAAAAAGAAATCATGAGTAAAAAGGGTGAAAAGATGGCATTTTGTCAGATTGAAGACATGACAGGGTCAGCCGAAGTGGTTTTTTTTCCGGATGTTTATTCAAAATCCCGTTCTCTCGTGGACAGCGAAGAGCCTCTCGTGGTTAAGGCCAAGGTCAGTGGTTATCAGGGAGGATCCCAGGCAGAGAGTAATGGAGGATCTGAAGTTCAAAAAAAGGTCAAGTTTACGGCCATAGAGGTATTGTCTCTCGAAGATGTAATTTCAGCAGGCTCAGAACCAGTGCGCATTGATCTTCTGGTAAACACGGAGAAAGACGTTTCCAAGGTGCTTGAAACCTTGAAAGATATTGTAAACCGGTTTCCTGGTAAGGTGCCTGTGCAGATGAACGTAGTTTTAGATGACGAAGTCCAGTGCAGAATGCAGCTTGGGCCAAAATTCAGTGTAACCCCTGGCAGAGAGTTCTGGTCGGAACTGAGCAGGTCGGGGATTCAATAA
- the pyk gene encoding pyruvate kinase, whose protein sequence is MHTKILATIGPACSEKKMIQQLTDRGVRIFRLNFSHGSAEDFIDIINRIREVEKESNVSLTILQDLSGPKIRAGDLKESPMSINVGDEIHMGPSDAAAEYLNYIPFDHPRLLSDLNTGDIVRVSDGGLKFEVTGRKNDMISLVAADAGIISSRKGISFPGIRTSISALTDKDRKDLAEGLDLGIDAVALSFVQGPEDIAEAKDIIEEKGKWIPVVAKLEREIALKRLDEIIDICDVVMVARGDLGLECPLPSLPTLQKRIISACNEAAKPVIVATQMLLSMVHNPMPTRAETTDVANAVLDGADCLMLSEETAIGNYPVESVSYMREISSEAEKLFFEKKISPVEPARTGGESFLAYAACLMADKVKAKALVAHTDSGFTARLISSCRPRQNIYGLSPNCNMQKYMNFSWGVTSVDIPEEPHDHLQRTENFAESFSDFASGDRIVITAGHPKTGQERSLTNLLKIYRK, encoded by the coding sequence ATGCACACTAAAATTCTGGCCACCATCGGCCCAGCCTGCTCAGAAAAAAAAATGATTCAACAGCTTACCGACAGGGGAGTTAGGATCTTCAGACTGAATTTTTCCCACGGCTCAGCTGAAGACTTCATAGATATCATCAACAGAATAAGAGAAGTGGAAAAGGAATCCAATGTCAGTCTGACCATTCTCCAGGACCTTTCAGGCCCGAAAATAAGAGCAGGAGATTTGAAAGAATCTCCCATGTCCATAAATGTCGGCGACGAAATCCATATGGGCCCCTCAGATGCAGCCGCTGAATATCTTAATTACATACCTTTTGACCATCCCCGCCTTTTGTCGGATCTCAATACCGGAGATATTGTCCGGGTCAGCGACGGTGGCCTTAAATTTGAAGTCACTGGCCGCAAAAATGATATGATCAGTCTGGTAGCTGCTGATGCCGGCATTATCTCCTCGCGCAAGGGTATTTCCTTTCCAGGCATCAGAACATCCATATCCGCCCTGACAGACAAGGACAGAAAAGATCTGGCTGAAGGCCTTGATCTCGGCATAGACGCTGTTGCCCTGTCCTTTGTGCAGGGGCCTGAAGATATTGCCGAGGCTAAGGATATTATTGAGGAAAAAGGAAAGTGGATTCCTGTTGTGGCCAAGCTGGAAAGAGAGATAGCCCTTAAAAGGCTTGATGAGATTATTGATATATGTGATGTAGTTATGGTTGCCAGGGGAGATTTGGGGCTGGAATGTCCTCTGCCCTCTCTGCCTACATTACAGAAAAGAATTATTTCAGCTTGCAATGAAGCAGCCAAGCCGGTCATAGTTGCTACTCAGATGCTTCTGTCCATGGTTCATAATCCCATGCCCACCAGGGCCGAGACCACTGATGTAGCCAACGCAGTTCTGGATGGCGCAGATTGCCTGATGCTCTCCGAAGAAACTGCCATTGGCAATTATCCTGTGGAAAGCGTCAGTTATATGCGTGAGATCTCTTCAGAAGCTGAAAAACTGTTCTTTGAGAAAAAAATCAGTCCTGTGGAACCAGCCCGAACCGGAGGAGAAAGTTTCCTGGCCTACGCAGCATGCCTTATGGCTGACAAGGTTAAAGCCAAAGCGCTGGTGGCCCACACAGACTCTGGCTTTACCGCTCGACTCATAAGTTCGTGCAGACCGCGACAGAATATTTATGGCTTGAGCCCCAACTGCAATATGCAAAAATACATGAATTTCTCCTGGGGCGTAACATCAGTGGATATTCCTGAAGAACCGCATGACCATCTGCAGCGTACTGAGAATTTTGCTGAAAGTTTTTCCGACTTTGCCTCTGGAGACAGGATTGTTATTACAGCCGGACACCCCAAAACAGGACAGGAAAGATCTTTAACTAACCTTCTTAAAATATACAGAAAATAA
- a CDS encoding HD-GYP domain-containing protein — protein MKQTDIDTQTLNEEFYQISPDILASFPKFRLPLNLYRFDEKISQLAPYYKKGNRLPQEQQREMAKISREGQLFVSREDHKIYAKHISKQLDLVLMDKHLTTGEIVYIIKYALTEKIDDFFEQPVDAALSKLFSDTKVVTEYIISELDNINHLLNQLHEDYSNAHLCYNSSILGLAVFLDAQGEEYKRKALDQLALGLFTHGLGLSRIPKFILEKKTNLTPDEQSKLTNYPMNGAGIMRKLDIMDEIVLNCHLEHKEMMDGSGIPRGMRGNELSLHGKIASVCHAFCELTLIRNDKSLPYNKALEFLTASQQKYDPKITKRLNKIVLKLMGRQQLNKS, from the coding sequence ATGAAACAAACAGATATTGATACCCAAACCCTTAATGAAGAGTTTTATCAGATATCTCCGGATATACTGGCCAGCTTTCCCAAGTTCAGACTCCCACTGAATTTATACCGCTTTGATGAAAAAATATCCCAGCTTGCACCTTACTATAAGAAAGGAAATAGACTACCGCAGGAACAGCAGAGAGAGATGGCCAAAATAAGCAGAGAGGGCCAGCTTTTTGTATCTCGGGAAGACCACAAGATTTATGCCAAACACATTAGTAAACAGCTTGACCTGGTTCTCATGGATAAGCACCTGACCACCGGTGAAATAGTTTACATCATAAAGTATGCCCTTACCGAAAAAATTGATGATTTTTTTGAACAGCCCGTTGACGCAGCCCTGAGCAAACTATTTTCAGACACAAAAGTAGTGACTGAATATATTATCTCTGAACTTGACAACATCAACCATCTTTTGAACCAGTTGCATGAAGATTACTCCAATGCACACCTCTGCTACAATAGCTCCATCTTAGGCCTGGCTGTATTTCTTGATGCTCAAGGTGAAGAATATAAAAGAAAGGCTCTGGATCAGCTGGCCTTAGGCCTTTTCACCCACGGACTCGGGCTCTCCAGAATACCCAAGTTCATCCTGGAGAAAAAAACCAATCTGACTCCTGATGAGCAGAGCAAACTTACCAACTATCCCATGAACGGGGCAGGAATAATGCGCAAGCTTGATATCATGGATGAAATCGTCTTAAATTGTCATCTTGAGCATAAGGAAATGATGGATGGCAGTGGCATTCCCCGGGGGATGCGCGGCAACGAACTGAGTCTGCATGGGAAAATTGCTTCAGTCTGTCACGCCTTCTGCGAACTGACGCTCATTAGAAACGACAAATCCCTGCCATATAACAAGGCGCTTGAGTTCCTGACAGCATCTCAGCAGAAATATGACCCAAAAATCACCAAAAGACTGAACAAAATCGTTTTGAAACTGATGGGAAGACAGCAACTGAATAAATCATGA
- the rsmH gene encoding 16S rRNA (cytosine(1402)-N(4))-methyltransferase RsmH — MSIHKSVMPDQVMHYLQPEKGGRYFDGTLGGGGHSLEIYNACQGDCFILGADHDADAITAAQQRLESYQDRLFIFQGSFENFDSYMLELGWEKLDGVILDLGVSSLQLDTPEKGFSFIKDGPLDMRMGKGSGFEPVSKLLERISQYELRNIIAKYGEEPLAGKIARAIIDAREQKKIQTTLELAEIIEKAYPAKKRAMARNHPATRTFQALRMKVNCELESLEFFLKKIPGYLRPGGRIVVISFHSLEDRLVKHSFKKLAQTCLCPPQYPMCCCGHEKQFEILTKKPVMASDEEVADNPRSRSAKLRAAQRTGYV; from the coding sequence GTGAGTATTCACAAGTCAGTCATGCCTGATCAGGTGATGCACTATTTACAGCCTGAGAAGGGTGGCAGATATTTTGACGGTACCCTGGGGGGAGGCGGACACAGCCTGGAAATATATAATGCCTGCCAGGGTGACTGTTTTATTTTGGGCGCTGACCATGATGCTGATGCCATAACAGCCGCACAGCAGAGGTTAGAGTCTTATCAGGACCGACTTTTTATTTTTCAGGGCTCATTTGAAAATTTTGATTCTTATATGCTGGAATTGGGATGGGAGAAGCTTGATGGAGTCATCCTTGATCTTGGAGTATCATCTCTGCAGTTAGATACCCCTGAAAAGGGTTTTAGTTTTATCAAGGACGGCCCTCTTGACATGCGTATGGGCAAAGGTTCTGGGTTTGAGCCTGTCTCTAAGCTGCTGGAAAGAATATCCCAGTATGAATTGCGCAATATTATAGCAAAATATGGTGAAGAACCTCTTGCCGGCAAGATTGCAAGAGCAATAATTGATGCAAGAGAGCAAAAAAAAATTCAGACCACTTTAGAACTGGCCGAGATAATTGAGAAGGCTTATCCAGCGAAAAAAAGGGCAATGGCCAGGAATCATCCAGCCACCAGAACTTTTCAGGCCTTGAGGATGAAGGTAAATTGCGAGTTGGAGAGTCTCGAGTTTTTTCTTAAAAAAATACCCGGATACCTGAGGCCGGGAGGCAGGATTGTCGTTATTTCGTTTCATTCTCTTGAAGACAGGCTGGTGAAACACAGCTTTAAAAAACTTGCTCAAACATGCCTTTGCCCCCCACAGTATCCAATGTGTTGCTGTGGACATGAAAAGCAGTTTGAGATTTTGACCAAAAAGCCTGTTATGGCATCTGATGAAGAGGTTGCTGATAATCCAAGATCCAGAAGCGCCAAGCTAAGGGCCGCGCAAAGAACAGGGTACGTCTGA
- the queD gene encoding 6-carboxytetrahydropterin synthase QueD: MTRPQWQLRVSAEFSSSHQLRNYCGKCENLHGHNFQVEVQVKGVEVNADTGMLMDFKDLKKILNTVLEELDHKHLNDLEYFKTINPSSENIARYIYERIKPVLPPQVDPDWVMVAEKKSSRAFYQER, from the coding sequence ATGACAAGGCCTCAATGGCAATTAAGGGTCAGTGCGGAATTCAGCTCATCTCATCAGTTGCGCAATTATTGTGGAAAATGTGAGAATCTGCATGGACACAACTTCCAAGTGGAAGTGCAGGTTAAGGGAGTAGAAGTGAATGCCGATACCGGAATGCTCATGGACTTCAAAGATTTGAAAAAAATTTTGAATACAGTGTTGGAGGAGCTTGATCATAAGCACCTCAATGACCTGGAATATTTCAAAACCATAAATCCATCATCAGAAAATATTGCAAGATATATTTATGAAAGAATAAAGCCTGTCCTGCCGCCCCAGGTTGATCCGGACTGGGTCATGGTGGCGGAAAAAAAGTCTTCCAGGGCCTTTTACCAGGAAAGATGA